GCCTGATCCGTCTTTATGGAACCCAACTCCAGAATTAGATCACGGATATGGTTAAAGCGTTGCTGTTGTTCTCCAATGCCTAATTGGAGAGCTTTTTCCGGCTGACCATTGAACACAAGATCAAGTTGTTTATCACGGAGTTCCAGATAGGCATTGCGTGTGTTGATCAACGCGCTGAACTTGTCACGAAAGAGCGAACTGTGGTCGCGACTGTTGGCAATACCGCTTAGGAGTTTATTGATCTGGTCTGTTCGTTGACGAATTTCCTGTGCGAGTTCATGCTGTGCCGTCGAATCCGGGGCCATCATGATTTCCAACATCTGAGCCCGTGAGCGATTTGTATCAGCCTTGAGCTCAACCAGATTGAGCGCAGGAAGAAAATCATCGTCAAATAACCCTTGCTGCGATTCGGACGCAAGACTCAACGAATGATACGCCATGCCGATCGTAGCAATCATGATGAGTAGCATCAGGCCGAAGCCTGCGAGGATTTTAGCCTGTGTTGAAATGTCCTGAAACCAGTTCATGGCAAAGTCTCCATTTGTTGAAGCATCACTCGCTGATGCCGGATGCTGATGTGATTACTTTGTGATGTTTGCGAGTGTGTTCTCCCCAGCGTGTCGGTTATGCGTCATCGTGGATTCGTAATTTGCGGTCCAAGAGCAGTTTTTCCCCTTCGAGCACGACCAGATTTTCAGAAGTTATCCCTTTGAGGTACTCTGCACGGATTTCCGTTAAGGTCGGTAAGGAGGTCAGGATGCTTTTGATCTCAATCTGCCTGGTGGTCAGGACGGCATCGGCGAGAATGCCGAATTCCATGTTCTCATTGCGTAGAACGATAACCTTGTTCAGGTCGGAGAGACCTTTATTTTCCAGATCAAAAAAGGTTCTCAAATCGATGATGGATAAGATTTTGCCGCGTAGGCTGGCCAATCCGAACACAAAGGCTGGGACACAGGGCAGTGGCGTGAATTCTTTGAGAGGATAAACTTCGCCGATCCAACAGGACTCAATTGCGTAATGCTCATCGGCTAACAGAAATTCAACGACTTGAATGCATTGCTCCTGACAAGTGGTTTGAGCGCGCGGTTCGGCAAGTTTTCGGGCACGTTCACGCAGAATACGGCGGTTCTCTTCATCGTTAAACATTGTCGCCTCCTTCATGATCGCAGCCCTCAGCAGGAGACTTGTTCAGCGTGCGGGTAATCACCCTGAGCCTGTGGACGGAAAGACCTTCTGATCCCGGAACCTCATCATCAGGAGAAAAGGGTTCAAGAAGTGATAAGGTCTGGTTGAAATGGCGGCGTGCTTTACTCTTTTTGCCTTGGCGCCGGGCGATATTTCCCAGCGAAAAATGAGCAAGAATCAGGTTTCTATCCAGATAGATGGTTCGACGCAGGGACTGCTCTGCTTCTTCAAGTGCGCCTTGCTCCAGCAAAATCATGGCGCGGAGATAATGCACGTTGGCATTGAGTTTATCGTGGCGGATGGCTTGATCGGCGACCGTCAAAGCTTCATTGAGATCGCCTTTGTCCGCTAAAATCCGACAGTGTTCAGCGGTCGATTGCGTTTGGGTCGATTGTCTTGGGATGATGGTTTCCTCTTGCGGGACGCACCAGACGGGCTCTTTGGGCTCTGCGCGCAATTCCGCTTCATGTGATGGCTCTTGCCGGAGCGTGTCTGTGCTTGGGACGTCTTCGACCGGATCTCTTTCCGTTCTGAGGCCCTGCTGGGGTCGCTTACGGTAAACGGTTGCTTCTGGAAGGTTGACTGTCTCAAATCCGGAAAACAATGTTGTGGATAATTCGCAGGAACCGACAACCAGCCAACCTTGCTCATGGAGACAGTCGTGCAAATGTTTTACCGCCGTCAAGGTGGCTTTGGGCGGAAAATACAAGAGGACATTACGACACATGATGACATCGACACGGGCCGTTTCCGGGTGGAGAGAGGTGATCTCATCCATCAGGTTGAAATAGTCAAAATGAACCATGTCACGGATGTCTTTTTTGAGCGTATAGCGTCCTTTGGTCGTTTGCGTGAAATAATCGCGTTTAAGCCAGTCAGGGGTAGCGCGGAATGACCACTCCGTGTACTCCCCGGTGCGCGCTTTTTCCAGTGCTCGGGGATTGATATCCGTTGCCAAAATCGAGATCCCCCACTCTTTGGCCATCCTGTTTCTCATCCGATGAAGCAGGATGGCCAAAGAAAATGCCTCTTCGCCGCTGGCGCAGCCAACACTCCAGAAACGCAGCCGTTTGTCATTGGGATGGCAACGCAGAAGTTGCGGTATAATCTCCTGTTCAAGAGCGTAAAAGGCTTTTGGCTCTCTCCAGAAATATGTTTCTCCAATGGTCAGATAGGAGGCCATGGTTTCAATCATTTTTCTAGAGCCCGGCGTACTTATAAATCGTTGAGCGCACTCAGTGCCATCGCGACAGTTCAAAACATCGGCAGCCTGGGTAAACGCACGCTCCAGTACACTCCATTGCGGTGGCGAAAAGAGAATGCCCATGTGTTCGGCAACAAGGCCACTGAGCTGCTTCAGCATGGCAGGAGAGAAGGATGTTGTCATCGCTCTTGCTCCTCCAGCTGATGCTGAACGCTTCGGTAGTCTTGTTCTGAAAGTAATTGATCAAGGTCGTGGATCAGAATGAGCCCGTCGGCGGTTTTGACGACGCCCGCCAGAAAGGGGAGATGGGGAAGAATGTCGTCAGATGTTGTTTGTGATGCGTTATCAAAGCTGCTGACTTCGCAGACAGTGTCAACTCTCAAGGCAAGAGCCCGTTCTTTCCAGCGAACAATCATCAATTGATCGGCAGGTTTGACAGGCTGCGGTGCAAAGCCAAAACGATCACGCAAATCTACGACCGGAACCACGTGACCCTGAACGTTGATGATGCCCTCCAGTGGAGGCATCGCTCCGGGTAATGGCGTGATTTCTACCATGCGAACGACACGTTCAACCGCATCAAGAGAAACGGCGCAGCGTAACTCATTCAAAGAAAAGATAATTATGTTTGAAAGTGTATTCATTAATTGAATCGTCCGCTTCCGATATGTCGCAGGTTTCTCTTTAAATACAATGGCTAAAAGGGTGCAAAAAAAGACATTTGCAGAATTAAATAATAAGACTTTAACTGAAAAGTCGGAATTTGCAATGATCAGCTAAAAATCCTTTTGGCACTATTGGTGGCTGTCATTAGGGTGGAGAAATATCCGCTGAATCATCCGCTTGAGGACGAGGTGTAAAAAAGCTGTTGAATGGTGAAGGAGGAAGCACCGGTGATGCTTCCTCCTTTCTTGTGAACTCAGGAAGGGGCTTGACGTTAAGCCTCGATGTCGAGATTGAAAAAGACGTCGTGAATGGCTGTTCCCACCTCGTTAACACGTGTTTGCGTATTGTCGAGGTATTCATGCAGGCCATAGGCGAAAATTTCTTCCAGTGATGCATACTGGAATTCCGTCATCAGGCGGCCAAGTTCCTGCTCGGCGCGGTTGGCATAGGTCCCGCGCAGGCTGCCGGTGATCAGACTCATCGAGGTCATCGCCGTGGCCAAGCAGTAGTGGATAGAGCGTGGGAAATTGCGCTCCAGCAGCAGGAAGTCGACGATCTTCTTCGGATCGATGCGGCCGTGGCGTTTGCGGTACATCTCAAAAGCGCTGGCTGAGCGCAGCAGTGCCGCCCACAGGATGTTGTCATACGGGCTGCCGACATAGTCCACCGACGGCAGTAGAATGAAGTATTTGACGTCGAGAATCCGTGAGGTTTTGTCGGCGCGCTCGAGCATGCGGCCCATGCGGCCGAAGTTCCAGCCTTCACCATGGGTCATGGTCGATTCAGTGATGCCGATGAAGGTGTGACTGGCATTCATGATATCGACGAAGAACTGATGCGGCAGGTCCATGGACGATTCGCGCGCTGCCGTGTTCATCATCAGGTAAAAGGTGTTGAGCTGCTCCCACATCTCCGAACTGATGTATTCACGAATGGAGCGGGCATTTTCACGTGCCGCACGAACGCAGGAATAGATGGAGTTGCTGTTGTTACGATCAAAAGCGAGGAACTCAATGGCGCTTTCCCGCGTGGCGTCGCCGTACAGCTCTTTGAACAGCTCATGGTCACCGGTGGTGTTGATCAACGGTTGCCACTGATCGCTGGCATTCTCGGGAATGTCCAGAGTCATGTGGTAGTTGGCGTCGATAAAACGGGCCACATTCTCAGCGCGTTCTATGTAGCGGTTCAGCCAGTAGATAGCATTGGCAACACGACTTAACATGGCAGACCCTCCTGTGTGTTCAGGGAAGATTCCGGGGAGGGACCACCTTGCATGTTAAGCACCCAGGTGTCCTTGCTGCCACCACCTTGGGACGAGTTGACCACCAGTGAGCCTTTTTTCAAGGCAACGCGAGTCAGGCCGCCGGGCAGAACGTAGATAGAATCTTTGCCATAGAGAATATAGGGCCGCAGATCGACATGGCGTCCTTCAAAGTGATCATCGACCAGCACCGGTACCCGCGACAAGGCGAGGGTCGGCTGGGCAATGTAAGTGCGCGGCTTGGCCAGGATGCGCTGGCGGAATTCATCGCGCTCGGCCTGAGTGGCATGAGGGCCGATGAGCATGCCGTAACCACCCGATTCGTTAACCGCTTTAACCACCAGCTTGTCGAGGTTCTCCACCACGTATTTGCGATCCTCTTCACGCCAACAGGCATAGGTGGGCACGTTATTGATGATCGGCTCTTCATTGAGGTAATAGCGGATGATCTCCGGCACATAGGCGTAGATTGCCTTGTCGTCGGCAACACCGGTGCCGGGGGCGTTGGCCAGGGCTACCGTGCCTTTGCTGAACGCCTCCATCAGGCCGGGGACGCCGAGCATAGAGTCGCTGCGGAAGACCTTCGGGTCCATGAAGTCGTCGTCAATCCGGCGGTAAATGACATCCACCCGCTCCAGGCCGGTCGTGGTGCGCATCATCACCTCGCCGCGATGGACGACCAGGTCATTACCCTCCACCAGCTGGACACCCATCTGCTGGGCAAGGAAGCTGTGTTCAAAATAGGCCGAGTTGTAGATGCCCGGTGTCCATACGGCCACATTCGGGGCGCGTAATCCCGGTGGTGCCATCTCCTGCAGCATATCGAGCAGACGACTCGGATAGTCGGTGACCGGCTGGACACTGCATGAATCAAACACCATCGGGAAGGTGCGTTTCATGATCAGGCGGTTTTCCAGCACGTAGGAAACACCGGATGGACAGCGCAGGTTGTCCTCCAGTACATAGAATTCACCGTCCGCGCCGCGAACCAGGTCGGTGCCGGTGATGTGGCACCAGACGCCATGCACCGGGTTAATGCCCAGACAGGGCTTACGGAAGCCATCCGCCGAAAAGACCAGATCCGCCGGAATGATACCGTCCTTGATGATCTGCTGCTTGTTATACACGTCGTGAATAAACGTGTTCAGGGCGAGGATGCGTTGTTTTAAGCCCTGCTCCAGTCGCAGCCATTCCTGCCCCGTAACAATGCGCGGTACAATGTCAAAGGGGAAGATCTTCTCGGTCTGAGCCTCGTTGCTGTAGACGTTGAAGGTAATTCCCAGATTAAGCAGGGCTTTTTCCGCGGCGATTTGCCGACGTTGCAGTTCCTGCCCGGGAAGGGCGTTGATCCGTTCGATGACCAGTTCAGCGCTTGGACGGGGCTTGCCGTCGGCGGTGAACAGTTCGTCGTAGAACCCCTCCGTGTCATAACCATCAAATCTCATGTAATGCTCCTTTCCTTTACGTTTCGCACAATCAGTTGTCCTGAGCGAAAAAAGGGATCAGGTACGGGAGCGGACGCCGTTGTCCGGCAAGCGGGCGACATCAACCGAGACATGCACTTGGTGATGGCCGCCCCCCAGTGCGACTCCTTTTAGCGGGGACACATCGGAAAAATCCCGACCCCAGGCCACGGTAATATGCTGTTCGTGTGGCTTCTGGTTGTTGGTGGGATCAAAATCAAGCCAGCCGATTGACGGCACATAAACCGCAAACCAAGCATGGGACGCATCGGCCCCCACCAGGCGTTCCTGACCTGGTGGCGGCACGGTTTCGATATAGCCACTGACATAGCGGGCTGCCAGGCCGATGGAGCGCAGACAGCCGATCGCAACGTGGGCAAAATCCTGACATACGCCGCGGCGGTGATGCAGCACCTCAGGTAGTGGCGTACTGATGTCGGTGAATTCGGCATCGTAGGTAAAGTCGTGGTAAATCCTCTGCATAAGTTCTTCGGCAGCATCGCTGATCGGACGCCCGGCTGAGAATGACGGCATGGCGTAAGCAGCCAGGTCGCGATTTGATGCGATCAGAGGAGATTCACATAAAAACGGTGTGCAGTTGAGTGTTTCATCCAATTGATGGCAGCCCATCCGTGCGTTTTCCCAGGGAATGGCTGCTGCACGCTCATAATCATGCGGGTCGAATTGAACATCGACATCGCTGATTGCAGAGATGGTCAGTTCTTCGTGGGGCACCTGTACTGCAAAGTGGTTCGCCCGATTGCCGAAGAAATCCAGTCGTTCGTGAATATCCGTAGCTTCTGGCTCAATGGTCAGTCGGCTTTCCAGGCACTGTTGGTAGGCCGTCTGGCGTGGCAGCAGAAACGCCTCGTTGCGACACAGTTGCACCGGGTCCGAGTAGCTGTAGCGGGTGATGTGCTGTACTCGGTATCTCATACTTTGGCCTCCAGAGGCGCTGAACCCAATTGTTGTAACGCCACACTTGGCGTGAAATACAATTGCATCAGGGTGTCGGACAAGTGATCGAGACGCTGTTGCTGGGCATCAAGGAAGACGCGCAGCAGTGGATATTCATCTTCCCCTTCAGCGCGTCCGGCCAGTTTCTTTGCGCTGGTTCGGGCGACTTCTGCCAGTGCCTCATCAATCAGTTGCTGATCTTCGTGAGGCTTGATACTGGTCGGATTATGTGGCAGGGCACAGATGTGTTTATGCAGCTGATGGAGCTGAAATGCCAGTGACCGCGGATAATTTTCATCCAGAATCAGGAGTTCAAGAATCAGCGACAACTGCATGAAAGAGCGATAACGGCGGCGGAACACCACCAAGCTGTTGCAGGTGGACAGCACAGCTTCGCGAATTTGGGCTTCTGTGGAATCCTGTTGGCAGGGTACCAGCGTCGCCTGTAACAGCGCAATGAGGTTTAACGCGCGTTCGATGCGGCGGCCGATGTTGAGCAGTTGCCAGGCGGTTTCGCGCGACATGTTTTCACTGGTCAGGCCACTGATCGCAGCGAGGTGGCCAATGAGTTGGTCGACGCTTTTCAACAGGCGACCACTGCCGATCTGTGACCGGGTGATGCGTGGATGCCAGTTTTGACGCAGATGGTCGATGATCCGCCAGGCGTCTTCAGGCAACAGGTCACGCACCACATACGCCGCTTGGCCCAGGCTGACCAGCGAGGTGCGCAGGCTGCCGATACGCTGATCATCACACGCCAGGGACAGCAGTTCGCCGCGCGGGTCTTTCAGTGTGCGTTTGGCATCGTCCCCCATGAACCCGGGGTAGGTCTGGGTTACCCGGGTCAATGCACGTAGCAGATGATGCAGGCTCAGCTGATCATCGGGATCGCGGAATTCATTGACCTCATAAAGTTTGCCGAGGATCGAGCGCAGCAACCGGCAGGTCTGTTCGGTGCGCTCGGCATAACGCCCGGCCCAGAACAGGTTTTCGGCGCTACGGCTCGGTAATGGCATGAATACCGGACGCAGCAACTGATTGGGATGGGCCTGCAACCACAAGTTGACCTGCTTGTCGCGTTCCTCTGTCAGCACCCAGGTGTCCTTGATCTTGCCGCCTTCGTTGTTGGCAACCAGGCTGGTGCTTTTTTCGTGAACACGGGTCAGACCGCCGGGCATGGCTACATAACTATTCTGCTGGGCGGTCAGATAAAAGGTCGAGATGCCCTGGCGCGGCACAATCTGGTTATCCTCAAAAGTTGGAAAGGTGGCCAGTTTGATCAGTTGCTGACCGATGAACAGATGGGGTCGGGCCAGGATCAGACGCCGCCACTGTTGTTGTTCTTTACGAGTCAGCTTACCCGGCACACTGCGTGGCAGACCGGACATCGGGTGGATCGGCCGCAAGACCAGCTCGTTGAGATGGTCGAGCACGTAATTGCATTCGTTGGGCTGACCGCACCACCAGGTCGCCACGGACGGCAGCTGTAACTCTTCTCCACGCCAGTGTTGGCAGATCGCCGGTAAAAAAGCCATCAGAGCCGGATTTTCGACAGCGCGACTGCCGATAGGGTTCACCACCGATACTTGACCACTGCGTACCACTTCAAGCAGGCCGGGCACGCCGAACAGCGAATCGCCGCGTAACTCCAGAGGATCGCACAAATTATCGGCTACGCGGCGCATGATCACATCCACCTGGCGCAGGCCATCCACTGATTTTAGCCACACTTTGGCATCGCGAACAATGAGATCTCCGCCTTGGACCAACGGCAGGCCTAGGTAGGAGGCCAGATAGGCATGTTCAAAAAAGGCCGGATGATCGGGGCCGGGCGTCAGCAGGATGATAACCGGTTCATGATCGTGCTGGGCTGACAGCTGCGACAGCCGTTGGCGCAGGGCGACAAAATACATGGCCAGGCGATGGACTTGAAACGGCTCAAACAGCTGCGGAAAGCTGCGCGACATGATCAGGCGGCTTTCCAGTGCATAGCCTTCGCCAAGGCAGGCATTGGTGCAATCCGAGAGCACCCAGTAACGGCCATCAATGCCCTTGGCCAGATCAGGTGTGTAGAGACTGAGAGGGGTCTCGCTAGTGAGCAAACCATTACATGGGTAGAGGAAATCTTGCTGGGCAAACACCAGTTCTGCAGGGAGAATGCCTTCTTTGATCAGAGTCCGTGGACCGTAGATGTCGCGCAGCACGGCATTGAGCAACTCAGCACGCTGCACCAGTCCGTGTTCCAGCTGCTGCCATTCCTCAGCACCGAAGATAGTTGGAATCGGATCAAACTGCCAGGAGCGGGAAGACTCCGGCGAGTTGAAGACATTATGGATGGCGGCATTTTCTTTAAGCAGCCGTTCGGCTTCCTTACAGCGCTTGGCAAGGCGATTTTCACCCAGACGGGCAAGAAATCCCATCATCTGTTGCCAGTGCTCAGGCACAGTGCTATCGACTGTCGTCAGAGCACTGAAGTGGTCGACGGGGAAAGAGTCGGCCTGTTCGGGTAAAGGAAGCGGATGTTGTCTCACGGTGTTCACTTTCTTCGTCGTTGAAGAGTCTAAGTTATTTTAGCAGGTTATAAGAAGAACACGAGCCTATGGCTCTTCCTGAAATTCCATAATCTCACAAGCTGGCTGTCCCGTTCGTTTATCATTGTCTGTACCAATTTACTGCCCGTGGGGTGGGCGTAGCCCGCTCCCTGTTCGACAGGGTGCCAGCATAACTTGGTTGATCAAATCTATGACGGTTATCACCGTCAATGCCATCGCTGACCAGGCGCACGATTCGTCGACCTCAAGGGCGACGAGCCGAATCCGTGAAGTATCCCGGAAAGCGACTCATCGTGTATAAGTCAAGAAATCACTGTGCGGTCCCAGCCGGCTTTTGCATCCTTTTGGGCGGCTTGCCAAAAGGATGTCGCCTGCCGGGGCGAGTCCCGGCGACCTTGACTTTGACCTTGATCTTTGATCTTCTGTGGTTCGCATCATGGAACCAATTGCACCGGCGAACTTCATCCATTCACATTGCTGGTGCCCACGTGACGCGGGCTGCCGCGCCCGCACGTCGGGCAACTTTTGCGTCGTCAAAAGTTGCACAGAAACGACTCCCGTCATTGCGCCCTGCGGGTTCCCTCTCTCCAGCCACTTCCGCCGTGATGTCGGCAAAAACTCGGTCTGTTTGCAACAGCCCTCAAACATTTGCCGACGATCATCACGCCTCCAGTTCCTTGCGTTCGGCGCTGCTGAACGGGAGGGCTGGGGTGCTATGCGAACAGTGATGCCGCACTGTTTTTTTACTGTCGCCGTAAATCCAACGTGCAAGGAAATTCTTCGTTCACCTCCTCGACCGCCGGAGCCATGGGGGCCGGGGCTTCGCCGTGGGTGAAGAACTTGCCCAGGGTTTCCATCCGCGGTTGTCGCTGCAACGGTCCCGATGTGTGCTCGGTGGTGTTGAACAGATCACGCCGCCGCGACTCGGCGGTGATGGCATTGACCGGGAACACATCGTAATTGCGTCCGCCCGGATGGGACACATGGTAGGCGCAGCCGCCGATGGAGCGGCCGTTCCAGGTGTCGATGATGTCGAAGATCAGCGGGCTGTGCGGAGCAATGGTCGGGTGCAGCGCCGATGGCGGCTGCCAGGCTCGGTAACGTACCCCGGCGACAAATTCCCCCTGGCGACCGGTGCTGATCATCGGCAGGCGACGGCCATTACAGGTGATGACGTGACGCCCTTCAGTGAAGTGACGGACAAACACCTGCAGACGTTCCGTGGACGAATCGACAAAACGCGACATCCCCTGACTCGACACCTCTTCGCCGAGCACGTGCCACGGCTCAATGGCAAAACGCAACTCCAGCTCCATGGCATCGATCTGCACCGTACCGTAGCGCGGGAAGCGGAATTCGAAGAACGGATCAAACCATTCCAACTGAAACGGATACCCGGAGCGGTTGAGGTCGTCCACCACTTCCTTGAGATCCTGACGCACAAACCACGGCAGCAGATAGCGGTCATGCAGGGTGGTGCCCCAGCGGATCAGGTCGTGGTGATAGGGCTCTTTCCAGAAGCGGGCCAAGAGGGTGCGGATCAACAGATTCTGCACCAGACTCATGCGCGCGTGGGGCGGCATTTCAAAGCCGCGCAGCTCAACAATGCCGAGGCGGCCCGTCGGGCTGTCCGGCGAGTAAAGTTTGTCGATGCAGAATTCGGCGCGGTGGGTGTTGCCAGTCACATCAATGAGTAGATTGCGCAGCAGTCGGTCGACCAGCCACGGTGCCACCACTTCCCCTTTGGGAATGCGGGAAAAGGCGATCTCCAGTTCGTACAGTGCATCGTCACGCGCCTCGTCAATCCGTGGTGCCTGACTGGTCGGGCCGATGAACACGCCGGAAAACAGGTAGGATAAGCCCGGATGGTGCTGCCAGAAGGTGATCAAACTGCGCAACACGTCGGGACGACGCAGCATCGGACTGTCGGCCG
This is a stretch of genomic DNA from uncultured Desulfuromonas sp.. It encodes these proteins:
- a CDS encoding chemotaxis protein CheW, with the protein product MFNDEENRRILRERARKLAEPRAQTTCQEQCIQVVEFLLADEHYAIESCWIGEVYPLKEFTPLPCVPAFVFGLASLRGKILSIIDLRTFFDLENKGLSDLNKVIVLRNENMEFGILADAVLTTRQIEIKSILTSLPTLTEIRAEYLKGITSENLVVLEGEKLLLDRKLRIHDDA
- a CDS encoding CheR family methyltransferase produces the protein MTTSFSPAMLKQLSGLVAEHMGILFSPPQWSVLERAFTQAADVLNCRDGTECAQRFISTPGSRKMIETMASYLTIGETYFWREPKAFYALEQEIIPQLLRCHPNDKRLRFWSVGCASGEEAFSLAILLHRMRNRMAKEWGISILATDINPRALEKARTGEYTEWSFRATPDWLKRDYFTQTTKGRYTLKKDIRDMVHFDYFNLMDEITSLHPETARVDVIMCRNVLLYFPPKATLTAVKHLHDCLHEQGWLVVGSCELSTTLFSGFETVNLPEATVYRKRPQQGLRTERDPVEDVPSTDTLRQEPSHEAELRAEPKEPVWCVPQEETIIPRQSTQTQSTAEHCRILADKGDLNEALTVADQAIRHDKLNANVHYLRAMILLEQGALEEAEQSLRRTIYLDRNLILAHFSLGNIARRQGKKSKARRHFNQTLSLLEPFSPDDEVPGSEGLSVHRLRVITRTLNKSPAEGCDHEGGDNV
- a CDS encoding chemotaxis protein CheW; the encoded protein is MNTLSNIIIFSLNELRCAVSLDAVERVVRMVEITPLPGAMPPLEGIINVQGHVVPVVDLRDRFGFAPQPVKPADQLMIVRWKERALALRVDTVCEVSSFDNASQTTSDDILPHLPFLAGVVKTADGLILIHDLDQLLSEQDYRSVQHQLEEQER
- a CDS encoding alpha-E domain-containing protein; translated protein: MLSRVANAIYWLNRYIERAENVARFIDANYHMTLDIPENASDQWQPLINTTGDHELFKELYGDATRESAIEFLAFDRNNSNSIYSCVRAARENARSIREYISSEMWEQLNTFYLMMNTAARESSMDLPHQFFVDIMNASHTFIGITESTMTHGEGWNFGRMGRMLERADKTSRILDVKYFILLPSVDYVGSPYDNILWAALLRSASAFEMYRKRHGRIDPKKIVDFLLLERNFPRSIHYCLATAMTSMSLITGSLRGTYANRAEQELGRLMTEFQYASLEEIFAYGLHEYLDNTQTRVNEVGTAIHDVFFNLDIEA
- a CDS encoding circularly permuted type 2 ATP-grasp protein — protein: MRFDGYDTEGFYDELFTADGKPRPSAELVIERINALPGQELQRRQIAAEKALLNLGITFNVYSNEAQTEKIFPFDIVPRIVTGQEWLRLEQGLKQRILALNTFIHDVYNKQQIIKDGIIPADLVFSADGFRKPCLGINPVHGVWCHITGTDLVRGADGEFYVLEDNLRCPSGVSYVLENRLIMKRTFPMVFDSCSVQPVTDYPSRLLDMLQEMAPPGLRAPNVAVWTPGIYNSAYFEHSFLAQQMGVQLVEGNDLVVHRGEVMMRTTTGLERVDVIYRRIDDDFMDPKVFRSDSMLGVPGLMEAFSKGTVALANAPGTGVADDKAIYAYVPEIIRYYLNEEPIINNVPTYACWREEDRKYVVENLDKLVVKAVNESGGYGMLIGPHATQAERDEFRQRILAKPRTYIAQPTLALSRVPVLVDDHFEGRHVDLRPYILYGKDSIYVLPGGLTRVALKKGSLVVNSSQGGGSKDTWVLNMQGGPSPESSLNTQEGLPC
- a CDS encoding transglutaminase family protein, which gives rise to MRYRVQHITRYSYSDPVQLCRNEAFLLPRQTAYQQCLESRLTIEPEATDIHERLDFFGNRANHFAVQVPHEELTISAISDVDVQFDPHDYERAAAIPWENARMGCHQLDETLNCTPFLCESPLIASNRDLAAYAMPSFSAGRPISDAAEELMQRIYHDFTYDAEFTDISTPLPEVLHHRRGVCQDFAHVAIGCLRSIGLAARYVSGYIETVPPPGQERLVGADASHAWFAVYVPSIGWLDFDPTNNQKPHEQHITVAWGRDFSDVSPLKGVALGGGHHQVHVSVDVARLPDNGVRSRT
- a CDS encoding circularly permuted type 2 ATP-grasp protein; the encoded protein is MRQHPLPLPEQADSFPVDHFSALTTVDSTVPEHWQQMMGFLARLGENRLAKRCKEAERLLKENAAIHNVFNSPESSRSWQFDPIPTIFGAEEWQQLEHGLVQRAELLNAVLRDIYGPRTLIKEGILPAELVFAQQDFLYPCNGLLTSETPLSLYTPDLAKGIDGRYWVLSDCTNACLGEGYALESRLIMSRSFPQLFEPFQVHRLAMYFVALRQRLSQLSAQHDHEPVIILLTPGPDHPAFFEHAYLASYLGLPLVQGGDLIVRDAKVWLKSVDGLRQVDVIMRRVADNLCDPLELRGDSLFGVPGLLEVVRSGQVSVVNPIGSRAVENPALMAFLPAICQHWRGEELQLPSVATWWCGQPNECNYVLDHLNELVLRPIHPMSGLPRSVPGKLTRKEQQQWRRLILARPHLFIGQQLIKLATFPTFEDNQIVPRQGISTFYLTAQQNSYVAMPGGLTRVHEKSTSLVANNEGGKIKDTWVLTEERDKQVNLWLQAHPNQLLRPVFMPLPSRSAENLFWAGRYAERTEQTCRLLRSILGKLYEVNEFRDPDDQLSLHHLLRALTRVTQTYPGFMGDDAKRTLKDPRGELLSLACDDQRIGSLRTSLVSLGQAAYVVRDLLPEDAWRIIDHLRQNWHPRITRSQIGSGRLLKSVDQLIGHLAAISGLTSENMSRETAWQLLNIGRRIERALNLIALLQATLVPCQQDSTEAQIREAVLSTCNSLVVFRRRYRSFMQLSLILELLILDENYPRSLAFQLHQLHKHICALPHNPTSIKPHEDQQLIDEALAEVARTSAKKLAGRAEGEDEYPLLRVFLDAQQQRLDHLSDTLMQLYFTPSVALQQLGSAPLEAKV